CATGCTTGATCATCATTACGCGTTCACCTGCAGTAAATGGATTCTTAGGCTCGTGGCTTTTCTGCGCACTGCCTATACCAATTACTACTTCATCTGCATCCCGGGCAATATCCTTTATTATAGAGTAGTGTCCGAGATGAAATGGTTGAAAGCGTCCAATATAGAACGCTCTTCTCATGTGCATATTAGATAAACCATCAGTGAATGCCACATTCATCAAATGAGAATTTCTCACAGACTTCAAGGTAGTGGCCTGAGTTGTTATCGTGTTTCATCTTGGCAAGCTTTGCTATAAGATCCATTCCTGGTTTTGGATCTTCCATGATCTCGACCTTATCCTTGACAAGCTCAAAGATCTTCTTACCGACATCAGTCCTTATAAGCACACAGTTCCAGCCATCTGGTGTTCCGACAGATCCCAGTGATATGTCAGCAGATACTGATGTATAGTCACAACAGTTGTGGCATGGATTCCTTGCATAGTGAGCAACCTCAGCGATCTTTACACTGTGTTCTTCACCATCCTTTGTGTAGTTCCAGAACTTACCCTTACCGAAGTCCATCTTTACGACATCATTAAGGTCAAGTCCCATTACTTCAGGAACGATCTTCTCTGTCATTACATCATGGTAGAAACTTTCCATGCACAGAAGACCAAGGATCACAACGATCTTGTCATTGTTGTTCTCAAAGAGAAGACGTGCGCCATGTGCCTGGCAGGGAACGCCAATAACACCGATCTTATCATATTTCTCAAAAGGTTCTCTGAGTGCTGAAAGCACAGAATCATAAGTATACTTGGTACCTGTTGTTCTGTCAACATCTTCCGGCTTGGTCATAACAATAAGTTCAGTACCCCATTCACCATCTCTGGCGATACCAACGATACAATCTACCGTTCCGGTTTCAAGCAAAGCTTTTGCAAGAATAGAGGTTACACCACCATCCTGACCTTTTATGGTACTCTTTGCTCCAAAGAACTCTTTTACATTTGCAAATTCGTCTTCTACATATCCGTCAATTACAGGACAGAGTCTTGCGCATGTGAGACAACCCTCACATACATTAGGTGCTGCTCCTTTGACGTATAAATCTAAATTATCAGGGTCACGGACTTCTGCATGCTTGTTCATGACAATAGCACCTGCAGGACATGCTGAAACGCATGCCCCACAAGAAGTGCAGACGTCGTGCTCAATGACCTCTAATATTTTTGGATGGGCCATTAACTGCCTCCGACGTTCTTTTCTTGTTTATCCAATGATTTCTTTACCGATGAGCTTGATAGCCTTCTCTTTGTCAGGTCCGATTGGGGAACCTGCAACGATCTGGGTTACACCGATGTCAAGCAGGTCGTTGATCCTTGCCTTACAGTCTTCTGGTGTTCCGCAGATAGAGAATGCGTCCATCATCTCATTTGTGACCATACCGCCCATGAGTGCACCGAAGTCACCCTTTGCGATTGCTCCACCGATGTCACCCTTTGCTGCTGGGTCGATTCCGTGGCGCTCAAGTACCATGTCAGGAGAACCTGCAACAATGAATGCAACTACGATCTGAGCTGCCTTTGCTGCCTTTGCTGCATCCTTGTCGATTGAGAAGCATGCGTATGCTGCTACGTCAACTTCCTTTGGATCGCGGCCTGCCTTCTTTGCACCTGATGCGATCTGCTGTACAGCTACTTCAAAGTCCTTTGGGTGTGATGCGTTGATGAGTACACCATCTGAGATCTCTCCTGCGAGCTCGAGCATCTTTGGACCCTGTGCACCCATGTAGATAGGTACGTTTCCAGCCTTGAATGCCATCTTGGCACCGCCGAACTTAACAGCTTCGCCATCCATGGTTACTTTCTGTCCAGCGATGAAGCCACGGATTGCCTGGATGCTTTCCTTTGTGGTTGTGAGTGGCTTGTCCCATGAGATACCCATTGCATCGAAGGTTGCCTTGTCTCCAGGACCGAGACCGAGAATTGCACGGCCGCCTGAGATCTCGTTAAGTGAAGCGATGCTTGATGCAGTAATAGCTGCATTTCTTGTGTATGGGTTTGTTACACCTGTTCCGAGCTTGATACTGTTTGTGTTCATTGCAAGCACGGTTAAGGTAGAATAGACATCACGGTTGTTGTAGTGGTCTGTGATCCATACGTTGTCAAAGCCCTGCTGTTCAGCAAGTTTTGCATAGTGAGCTATTTTTAAAACCGGGTCGCTTGGTACAAATTCAATTCCAAATGTCATTTGAATCCTCCTGTAAAGTGTGTTCCTATTCAGGTATCTATACATATTTAAAACTTTGTTGGTTTGATTTTACCAGATAGTATAGACAAATACCCAAATGAGTAGAAGCAATATTCAATTCCGGGTAAAAATAATTTTTCATAAATACTAATAGCTCACAGTACTGCAGAATATAAAAACTTCACATAAAAAGGAACAGTATTTACCGTTACAGATATATCCGGTAACGTTAGAAGAAATATTATTCATATCTGCGGGGGAATATCGGTACGTACATCTGTATATACCAATACCATGCAATTTCATTCGCATCTGCAGAAATGATGGACAGAAACATTTGCGAACAAACAACATACTGACAGAGTGATCGTCATGAAATGCTTTGAATGTGCAAAAAATGGAAAAGATAGCGACACAGTTGCTGTCTGCATAATCTGCGGGAGAGGAGTTTGCAAGGACCACCTTGTAAGAGAAGAAACACCTGTATGGGAGGGTGAATACAGCATTAAGCTGAAATGCGGAATGGGAATTTCCTGTGACTACAAGGATGTACAGCACTGGAAGAAAGTGCTCTGTATGTCATGCCATGAAGCCCTGAAGGAGAACTACTAGGTGATACCATGATGAAATGTTACGACTGCATGGAAGATGGAAAAGATACAGAAGCAACATGCATCTGCATTGCCTGCGGAAAAGGCCTCTGTAGCGATCACTGCAAGGAACTTGAGCTTCCGGTATCCGTTGGACAGCCACCTCATGTAGAAAGGCTTCCAAAAGGACTGCCAAGGATCCTTTGCAAATACTGTTTTGACCAGACAATTGAAGATGGATTTGATTGATCAGGATGAAATTCTTCCCGGATCATATTTTATTAGATCAATAAAAGGTTAATAAGAAGGAGAAGAGAAAATGTGCGGAGAAAGAGGTAAAGGATGCGGACACAGAGAAATGATCGATGATATGTCCGAAAAGCTGGGATTCACACCACAGATATTAGAGACACTTGGTGAACTTGAACCTGAATTTTTACACAAATATGGCATGTGTAACAACAAGATCTTAAAAGACGGCGCGCTTTCAGCAAAGACAAAGATACTTATAGCGCTTGCAGTAGTAGCATCAAAACAGTGCGAAACCTGTGTAATGTCACAGATGAAGAGCGCACTGAAGAATGGTGCAACAAAGGAAGAGATAATGGAAGTAATGGATGTTATTTTCATCACATCCGGTGCTCCTGCCGTTGCAGCATGCAGAGATGCATTAAAGCATCTTAAGTAATTAATATTAAAAGGGATCTGATCCCTTTTACATGATTTTTGCTCATTAACCCTTATGAAAAAAGGTACAGAGCACAATAATTAATAATCGATCATCCGGAGAAGAGGAATGAGGGGGACCGTTGTAAAAGCAGGTATTATTCTGGTAGCATTGCTTGTACTGATTTGTACTGGAAGCATTGTAACCGCAACACCTGCAACGCAGGCTGGAGAATACAATTCTGATGACTTTGCCTATGAGAGCAAATGCAGGCAGTGCCATGCAATAATTTACGCTGACTGGGAAGGGACAATGCATTTTAATGCGTACCTTGACCCATTCTATCTTGAAGAAGTAAAGATCGCAAGTGAAGACACAGATGGCGCACTTGATGAGTTCTGCTCACGTTGCCACACACCCATAGGAGTTGTCAGCGGAGAAATACCTCCAATTGACGGTTCTGAAATGTCCGATATTGCCAAACTCGGAGTACAGTGCGATTTCTGTCACGTTGTATCCGGAAGTTATGGTACCGGAAATGCTCCGTTTACAGTAACACCGGGTGATACCAAGTGGGGACCATTTGACGATGCCAGAGGAAACTATCACGAATCCGAGTACCTTGAACTTTTCACACAGTCCGAATACTGCGGAATGTGCCATCAGGTGATAAATCCGGTAAACGGGCTTGTTATTGACGATACTTATTCCACCTGGAAAGACAGCCAGTATGCTGAAGAAGACGTGGTATGCCAGGACTGTCACATGACAGAAGGCATAACCAGATTCGAGGCAAACCCCGGACGTGCAGCATCCAGTTCTCCGAAAAGAGATCATATTTCATCACATGACATTGTGGGTGCCAACACCTTGATACCACCGATGTTTGGTGCTGAAGAAGTATCTGAACTGGCGGTTGAAAGACTGCAAAAGGCTGCCACAATGGAATTATCATCACCTGAAACTGCATCTTCAGGAGATGAGGTTCTTATTGATGTATCCATAACAAACTCAGGTGCCGGACACAAGATCCCAACAGGAGTTTCTGAGATCAGGGAGATGTGGGTAGAAGTCACGGTCACCGATGCAAGCGGAGACACCATATACAACGCAGGAAGCCTTGATGCTGATGGAAACATTATTGATGCAAAGATGTTGTACAACAACGTCCTTGCAGATAGTGAAGGTGAAGAAACAAAGAGTTTCTGGCTTGCAGAAAGCGTTCTTGAGGATAATAGAATAGGTCCGAAGGAAACTGTAACGGAGCAGCACTCATTTGTTATACCTGAAAATGCAGCATACCCACTTACTGTATCCAGTACCCTGAAATACAGATCAGCTCCACAGAACATAATAGATAAGCTCCTTGGAGAAGAAATTGAAGTTCCGGTTGTGGATATGAACGTGATCTCAGCGATAATTTACGACCCATCCACACCTGCAGACGAAAGAACACAACCAGAATCAGACAGCAAAAGCACCCCTGGATTTGGTGCATTTACTGCTGCACTGCTTCTTGGAATTACGATGTACATCTTAAAAAGAAAATAATGGAGGAAATAAAATATGCCACCAGAAGTAGATTTAGCTAAATGTGAAGGAATAGGAGCCTGTGCTCAGGCATGTCCAACAGACGTTATTGAAGTACAGGATGATGCGAATGGCAATCCAAAATCTGTCATTGCACGCCCGGACGACTGTGTAGAATGCGGCAACTGTGTTGATGCCTGCCCACAGGAAGCAATAACACTGGAATAAATAAACATAAAAATAAATACGGAGTGCCACCATGTCAGAAGACAGAAGCATTCGCCTGCTGGGCATCTCAGGAAGCCCCAGGAAGAAATCCACAGATTATATTGTAAACGAAGCTCTCAGATTCGCACAGGAAAAGTATGGTGCTGAAATAGAATACTTCTCTGCCAGCGGCAAGGAGATGAAATTCTGCATCCACTGTGATTACTGTGTCCGCAAGAAAGAAGGCTGTATTCACAAAGATGACCTAGTGGAACTCTATGATAAAATGCTCTGGGCAGACGCATGGATAATCGGCACTCCCGTATACCAGGGTACACTAAGTGCCCAAACCAAAACCATCATGGACAGGTGCCGTGCAGTCGTTGCGCGCAATCCAAAGTCCTTTATGAATAAGGTTGGAGCTGCCGCTGCTGTTGGCGGAGACAGGATGGGCGGACAGGAACCAGCCATACAGAATATTCTCAATTTTTACATCATCAGTGAAATGATACCCGTTGCAGGAGGATCATTCGGATCAAACCTTGGCGGTACTTTCTGGTCACAGGACAGAGGTGCCGAAGGTGCTGCTGAAGATTCGGAAGGAATCAGAAGTCTGCACAGGACCATGAACAAACTCATGAAAACGGCTATAGCAACAAAAGACCTGCGTAAGGAGGAATAATTCTGGAATTTGAAGAGCCTGTTACAGAGATTATTAAACGGACATACAATGTAAAGAGTTTCAGGTTCAAGAGACCGGATGATTTCGATTATAAAGCCGGACAGTACGTGATAATCACGTTGAAGGACGGAGAGAAGAAAATGGGAAAACCATTCACCCTCTCAAGCAGCCCTAGCGAAAAAGATCATATAGAATTCACTAAAAAGCTCACCGGACATGAATTCTCAAACATGCTCGATGCCATGTCACCTAGAGACAAAGCAACTATAAAAGGTCCATTCGGCAAACTCACATTTGAAGGTGAGCGTGATAAAATTGCGCTCCTTAGCGGCGGAATCGGCATCACACCGATGATCAGTATCTGCAAATACTGCACCGATATGAAACTCGACACAGACATTATGCTGGTGTGCAGTGACAAGACCGAAGAGGACATGATATTTACAGAAGAACTTGAGGAAATGACAAAACAGAATCCAAACCTCAAGGTATTCAATACTCTCACACGAGCCTCCGAAAGCTGGACAGGGTGCAGGGAGCGCATCTGTGAGAATCTCATACTCCGGGAAGTACCGGATTATTATGAAAGAACATTCTACGTATGCGGACCACCACCAATGGTTGACTCAATGGTGGAACTGCTTCAGGCGATGAAAATACCTGACAGTGATATCAACAAGGAATCACTTATAGGATACTAAAGTAAAGAAGGCACAGATCATGAAAAGGATAGCATGGGGAATCACAGGTTCAGGCGACCTGATCAAAGAGACATACGAAACAATGGTGGATATCAAGAACAAAAGCGACCTGGAAATAATGGTTTTCCTTTCAAAAGAAGGAGAGACCGTTATGAAATGGTATCATATGTGGAATGATATCCAGAGAGATTTCCCTAATTTTAAGACAGAAGGCGGACCAAACTCACCATTTATTGCAGGACCACTTCAGGTCGGATACTATGATGCACTAATCATTGCTCCGATGACTTCCAACAGTGTTGCAAAGATCGTGTGCGGAATAGGAGACACTCTTGTCACAAATGTTGTTTCACAGACAGCAAAGGGCAGCACACCAATATACATTCTGCCGGTTGACAGAGAAATGGGTACTGTGAAAACCGTATCTCCCGAAGGACGTGTAATGGAACTGAAGATGCGTGAAGTAGACGTTTCCAATACGAAGAAACTCGCCCATATGGAAAATATAACTGTCATCAACAGCCCTGATGAAATTTATGACATCCTTGGCGTGAGCAAGGACTAATAGAAAGTATAACCTTCACGAAGATATATGTCGGGAAGCTTCCCGATAATATCATTCATTTTTAAGATTGAGCGATATGTGGCATACGCTGCCACAAAACTATCAAGAGCATCACCGTCTTTGTTTTTGACAATTTTCTCTTTTATAGCATCAGAGACGGTTATGCCGTTCTCGATTAATTTGTTCAGGATATATTCCCTTTTTTTCTCTTCCTTTTCTGTCCGTCCTTTGTAACCGATATAAAGGTCTTCACTTTTCAGAGTTGAAGCCGGACAGATCTCTATGAGCCATGGTTTTTCCGAATCCGGATTTTGCATGGGAACAGCGCATGCTTTTCCTTTAGTTACAAGAGGGCGCAGAACATCACGAATACCAAAGAACGTCTGCTTGTAAACCCAGAGATTGTAAATGCTGAATGGCGCTTTCACCTCAATATCCGTGAGGCGTTTCAGTTCTGTCTTGCCGCCCAGTTGCTGCATCTTTTCACGGAAATCATCCGCAGAATCATATTCATCTGGAAACTCAGAAACAAAAGAACACCAGTCTTTCCCGGACATCAATTTATCAGGAAGGCTGAAAGGAAAATCCATTCCAAAAACTGCATTGTTGTTGGATAATATCAGATCACGTAAAGCAGAAAGGCAGGCTTCGCGCTGTTTGCTCTTACCAGGAACAATTTCAAAAATCGGATAGCATTTCTGGATCTGAAGTTTGTTGCCACTGACAACGCCTTCACTTATCCAGATCTTGCGGCCTGCATCTTTTGCGCCACTGAAATCAACACCAAATATGCGGCGTTTTTTTCCAGCGGCAGCAAAGTCCATAGATCTTACCCTTATTATAGATCAGTATAATCAGTTGTCGCGCTCACCTTTGATGAAAGCATCAGTCATAGCATGAGCTTCATCATCTGTGAACTGCTTTGGCGGGTGCTTCATGAAATATGATGATGGCGAGTAAAGAATTCCACCGATTCCCCTGTCAAGAGCAAGTTTACAGCACCTGACCGCATCAATGACAACTCCGGCAGAGTTTGGTGAATCTTCAACTGAGAGACGAAGCTCGATATTCATCGGAACGTCACCGAATAGCTTGCCTTCCATCCTCAGGAAACATACTTTGTTATCGTTCTGCCATGGAACATAGTCACTTGGACCAACATGGATATTGTCGTCATCCATTCTCTGACCAACAACTGACTGGACAGCTTCGGTTTTGGATTCTTTCTTGGACGCAAGTCTGTTCCTGTTGAGCATATTCAGGAAATCAGTGTTTCCACCGGTATTAAGCTGGTAAGTTCTTTCCAGTTTCACGCCACGTTTGCGGAAAAGGTCTGCAAGGGTTCTGTGGGTGATCGTTGCACCGAGTTGTGCCTTAATGTCATCACCGATAATAGGGATGCCCTTTTCCTCGAACTTTGCAGCCCACTCAGGATTACTTACTATGAAAACCGGCATGTTATTGATGAATGCAACTCCTGCCTCAAGAGCGCATTCCGCATAGAAGCGGGTTGCTTTCTCAGAACCTACAGGCATGTAGTTAAGTAAGATCTCTGCGCCGCAGTCCTGTAACTCTTTTACTACCTGCTCTTTTGTTAATTCCACAGCATCAGAAGGAATAAAACGCCTGTTATCGCTGTAATCGACCATGTGTTCTGACACACCGTCAAGAATACAGCCCATTTTTACAATTGCACCGGTAGGTGGAACGTCCGGACAGAAAACCGCAGTACAGTTAGGTGGTGCAAAAATTGCTTCTGAGACATCCTTGCCAACTTTCCTCTGATCAATATCAAAAGCAGCTACCACTTCCATATCAAATGGTCTGTAGCCACCGATATCCCAGTGCATTAAGCCTATTGCATCTTCCTCACTCTTATTTTTGTAATATTCAATGCCCTGAATAAGGGAACTTGCACAATTACCAATACCGGCAATTGCGATCTTTATTTTGTCCATTCATCTACCTCTATGAAAGTGATTTTGTTCAAAATGAATAACAGATGAAATATAACCACATTAATGTATTGACACAAATAAAAAGTTTTCTAAATATGAAATGGTCGCCCATATCATATAAAAGCTAGCAAAACTGGCCATTTCGACAACCAAGCTCGAAAGATATATTAAGCCAGAATTAAATAATAATTGATACAGTGGGTTTTATTTTTGATTATATAGAGAACGGCAAATTTGTATTTTGACAATAGAAGTTCTTAAAGGAGATTCTAAAATGAAAGATATACTACATGAGATTGCAGAGGAGCTTGACCATCTGAAGTCACTTGACGAGGCAATTGCTCTTGCAATAGAACTTGAAGAAGAGGGAATGGCATATTACAGTGAAAAAGCATCCGTTATGAAGAACGCAACTGCAAGCAAATTATACATATTCCTTGCAGATGAGGAAAAGAAGCATGCCGGATATCTCCAGCAGTACAGGGAAAGCAAGAATATCCCAAAAGTGGAGTTCACATATCCTAAATTTGAAGCATCTTTCAGCGAAGAGTTCTCCGATGAAAAACTTGAAGAAATTGGAATACTGCTCGCCGCTCTTAGATTTGAGCACAAGAGCGAATATTTCTACATGGAACTTGCCAAGAGAGCAGAAAGCGAAGAACAAAAAGTATTCTTTGAGCAGGTTGCAGCGGCCGAGAGAGGACACTACATGATAATTGATGAGCTGCTCGATGATGCAACACAGTTCAGAATGCAGACATAAAAAAGGAGATGCGGGATAATGGACGATTACAAGCCTCTTGAAATTGCAAAAGGAATCTACTGGGTAGGCGTGGTTGACTGGAACCTGCGCGACTTCCATGGATATGAAACACCAAAGGGAGGAAGCTACAATTCATACCTTGTGGTCGATGAGAAGATAGCACTCATTGATACGGTAAAAGCTCCGTTTGCCGGGGAAATGATCAAGCGCATCAGTCAGATAATCGATCCTTCCAAGATAGATTACATCATATCCAACCACGTTGAGATGGACCACTCAAGTTCCATTTCCGCTGTTCTGGAAATTGCACCAAATGCAAAGGTTTTTGCATCTTCAAAAGGGCAGACGGGTCTTTCGGAGTATTACAAAGAAGAAGGTTTTGATAACTGGGACCTGAACGTTGTGAAAACTGGTGATGAGTTAAGCCTTGGTAAAAGGACATTGATGTTCATTGAGGCAACAATGCTTCACTGGCCTGACAGCATGCAGACCTATGTGAAAGAAGATAAGATCCTTTTCTCAAACGACGCATTCGGACAGCACATTGCAACATCAAAACGCTTTGATGATGAAGTGGATGATGTAATGGATGATGCGGGCATCTATTATGCTAATATTCTGCTTCCTTTTGGAGGACAGGTTCTGAAATACATCGACCGTCTAAATGAACTTGGAGTAGAACCGGAAATGATAGCTCCTGCACACGGAGTCATCTGGCGCAAGGGAGTTAAGGAAGTATGCGACCAGTACGGAAAGTGGGCACGCGGAGAGACTGTTCCAAAAGTGCTTGTTATCTATGACACTATGTGGGGCAGCACTGAGAAAATGGCAATGGAGATTGTTGAAGGTGCAAGGTCAGCCGGTGTTGAAGTGCGCCTGAGGCACCTGAGAAAGAATGACTGGAGTCAGACCATGAAAGAACTCATGGACGCACCGGTGGTTGCCATAGGATCCCCAACAATGAATAATGGAATGTTCTTTACTACTGCAGGATTTTTGACATACCTTTCAGGATTGCATCCAAAAGGTAAGAAATACTTCCTGTTCGGTTCCTATGGATGGGGAGGCGGAGCGGTCAAAGGCATGGAAAAGATGATGGAAAGTGCAAAGTTCGAGCTTGCCATGGAAAGTATGCAGATCAAATTCAGACCTTATGAAGAAGATAAGAAAGCTTGCAGAGAAATCGGATATAAGCTTGCTGAAATTGCGAAGGGGAATGCAAACTCTTAAATTAATGTAGATGAATGTTTATTCCAACATATGAGAGTGTTACTATGAAATTCGAAAATGATCTAGAAGCAGAATTTTATGAGAAGTCCAGGAAAAACGCAGAACAGACCGGATACAAACTCAACACTGACTGGGATGTTATCACAACTGCTGTAAAGGGAATCTGCAACAACAAGAAAGAACATGGTGAATTTTACTGTTTCTGTCAGAAGAGAAGCGGAGACAAGGAACAGGATAAGAAGATCATCTGCCCATGTGCCGCAAGAACAAGGGATGTTGAAACCCGTGGTTCATGCAGGTGCGGACTTTACATTAAGTAAAGATCAAACAAATATCTATTTTTCTTAACTGGAGCAACTTGTGCTCCAGAAAATTATTTTCTGCTCTTCTTTTTTGTCATTATTCCTGAGAGTAGTTGTGACTATTTTGAAGTGGACAACAAATACTTAAATTATTGAAGGAGATAATTATTCAGGCAATTCTCTAATGGATTGGCAAAAATACACGGAGGGGTTGTTATCGGTCATGATACGAATTTTGGAAAAGCTGCTTACAGCAGTTATGACAGAAAAGAAGACAAACTGGGAGAGGCAAAAGACACAGAGAGAATCGAACTTGAATGCACTCTCAAACAAAAAGACATTCTGGAAGTAATGGAGCTTCGTGTGAAAGCCCTTGAAATGCTTCTTGATACTTCAGGAATAATAGCATTCATACGCAAGGAAAATGGAAACATGGAGTTTGTATCTTCTGGAATAGAGAACTTTGGATACAAAACCGAGGATTTCACTTCAGGAAAAGTGAACTTCAAAGACCTTGTTCATCCTGATGATCTGGACAGAGTAGTTCTGGAACTAAAAGAAAATGCACTTGAAGGCGCCGGTGGACTTGCACAGAGATACAGGGCCAGGACTAAAAAGGAACATGTAAGAACCGTTGAGGAAAAGACCACCTTCATACGTGATGAGAATGGGCATGTCGCCTACATCATAGGCATACTAACGGACATTACTGACAATTAAGTTTAGAAAAATCTCAAGATCTGGCGGTGACACCATATCCCATGTTTACACCATCAGTGAAACTTTTTATGACATACTCTTCAAGGACGGAAAAACAATAGCTTCCTGTCCCGGCGGAGCAATGCTGAACAGCTCAGTCTCTCTAGGGAGAATCGGGATTCCCGTTTCATTAATCAGCGAGTTCGGAAAGGACGATGTGGGCAGATTGATCAAAGGTTTCCTACAGGAAAATGAAGTATCAACCACACATCTTTTTCTATATGATGGAAAATCACCTCTTTCGCTTGCATTTCTTAATGAACGCAACGATGCTTCATATGAATTCTACGAAGATTTTCCAGAAAAGCGACTTGATATTGAGATGCCGGATTTTGAACCTGAGGACATTGTCATGTTCGGCTCAATTATGGCTTTAAAGCCTGAGATCAGACCAGGACTGAATAAAATCCTCACTTCTGCAAAGAACAAAGGTGCTGTATTATATTACGACCCGAACTTCAGAACTTCCCTGTCTTCTTCGCTTGAAGATATCAGGCCACTTATTTTCGAGAACATAAAGTTTGCAGATATCATCAGAGCCTCTGATGAGGATATGAAAATGATCGGCGGATGTGAAAGTCCTGATGATGCTTACGATCTTGTCTGCGAAAGAGGATGTGACATACTTATCTATACAGCAAATTCCCATGGTGTTCACCTGAGAACGCCTTCTTATTCTAAGCACTATGCGGTTCCAGAAATCAAGACTGTAAGCACAGTCGGTGCAGGAGATACTTTCAACGCAGGTATCGCATACATGCTGCATGAGATGAGAATCACAGACCTTTATACTATTTCAGAACCAGAGTGGGATGAGATAATAGAAACTGCAATTGGATTTGCAATACACGTGTGTATGAGCACTGACAATTATATTTCATCAGACTTTGCTGACAGACTAAAAAAGATATAGTACGAAACAGAATATAATTACGGATTTAAAATTTTGACGAAAAATGGGACCAAAGGGGAGAAGCTAAGTGGAACAGGAGAATGGAAATCCCGATGAACTATTCACTGAAATGAAAAGTTCCAGAACCGGACTTTCCGAGCAGGAAGCACAGGAAAGGTTAGCAAGTTACGGAAAGAACGAGCTTACTGAAAAAAAGAAAACAACTGCACTTAAAGTATTTTTAGGGCAGTTCGTGAACCTGATAGTCTGGGTGCTTGCCGCTGCTGCTGTTATTTCCCTTGCAATTGGTGAGACCATTGACTTTATGGTAATTATGTTTACAATTGCCGTTGTCATAATACTTGGATTCATCCAGGAGTACAGGGCTGAAAAAGCCATGGAAGCTCTGAAAAGCATAGTACAACCTGAAACCACTGTGCTAAGGGACAAGCATCTTCGAAAGATACTCACAGCTAATGTTGTTCCCGGAGATATTCTTGTTCTTGAAACCGGTGACAAAGTTCCTGCAGATGCTTTTGTCTTTGAAGCAGTTGCCCTGAAAATCGATGAGTCTTCCCTGACAGGAGAAAGCGTTCCCGTTGCTAAAACAGAGA
The sequence above is a segment of the uncultured Methanolobus sp. genome. Coding sequences within it:
- a CDS encoding FAD-dependent oxidoreductase, which produces MKRTYNVKSFRFKRPDDFDYKAGQYVIITLKDGEKKMGKPFTLSSSPSEKDHIEFTKKLTGHEFSNMLDAMSPRDKATIKGPFGKLTFEGERDKIALLSGGIGITPMISICKYCTDMKLDTDIMLVCSDKTEEDMIFTEELEEMTKQNPNLKVFNTLTRASESWTGCRERICENLILREVPDYYERTFYVCGPPPMVDSMVELLQAMKIPDSDINKESLIGY
- the afpA gene encoding archaeoflavoprotein AfpA, producing MKRIAWGITGSGDLIKETYETMVDIKNKSDLEIMVFLSKEGETVMKWYHMWNDIQRDFPNFKTEGGPNSPFIAGPLQVGYYDALIIAPMTSNSVAKIVCGIGDTLVTNVVSQTAKGSTPIYILPVDREMGTVKTVSPEGRVMELKMREVDVSNTKKLAHMENITVINSPDEIYDILGVSKD
- a CDS encoding inositol-3-phosphate synthase is translated as MDKIKIAIAGIGNCASSLIQGIEYYKNKSEEDAIGLMHWDIGGYRPFDMEVVAAFDIDQRKVGKDVSEAIFAPPNCTAVFCPDVPPTGAIVKMGCILDGVSEHMVDYSDNRRFIPSDAVELTKEQVVKELQDCGAEILLNYMPVGSEKATRFYAECALEAGVAFINNMPVFIVSNPEWAAKFEEKGIPIIGDDIKAQLGATITHRTLADLFRKRGVKLERTYQLNTGGNTDFLNMLNRNRLASKKESKTEAVQSVVGQRMDDDNIHVGPSDYVPWQNDNKVCFLRMEGKLFGDVPMNIELRLSVEDSPNSAGVVIDAVRCCKLALDRGIGGILYSPSSYFMKHPPKQFTDDEAHAMTDAFIKGERDN
- a CDS encoding ferritin family protein, which encodes MKDILHEIAEELDHLKSLDEAIALAIELEEEGMAYYSEKASVMKNATASKLYIFLADEEKKHAGYLQQYRESKNIPKVEFTYPKFEASFSEEFSDEKLEEIGILLAALRFEHKSEYFYMELAKRAESEEQKVFFEQVAAAERGHYMIIDELLDDATQFRMQT
- a CDS encoding FprA family A-type flavoprotein yields the protein MDDYKPLEIAKGIYWVGVVDWNLRDFHGYETPKGGSYNSYLVVDEKIALIDTVKAPFAGEMIKRISQIIDPSKIDYIISNHVEMDHSSSISAVLEIAPNAKVFASSKGQTGLSEYYKEEGFDNWDLNVVKTGDELSLGKRTLMFIEATMLHWPDSMQTYVKEDKILFSNDAFGQHIATSKRFDDEVDDVMDDAGIYYANILLPFGGQVLKYIDRLNELGVEPEMIAPAHGVIWRKGVKEVCDQYGKWARGETVPKVLVIYDTMWGSTEKMAMEIVEGARSAGVEVRLRHLRKNDWSQTMKELMDAPVVAIGSPTMNNGMFFTTAGFLTYLSGLHPKGKKYFLFGSYGWGGGAVKGMEKMMESAKFELAMESMQIKFRPYEEDKKACREIGYKLAEIAKGNANS
- a CDS encoding ferredoxin-thioredoxin reductase catalytic domain-containing protein, which encodes MKFENDLEAEFYEKSRKNAEQTGYKLNTDWDVITTAVKGICNNKKEHGEFYCFCQKRSGDKEQDKKIICPCAARTRDVETRGSCRCGLYIK
- a CDS encoding PAS domain-containing protein, which codes for MAKIHGGVVIGHDTNFGKAAYSSYDRKEDKLGEAKDTERIELECTLKQKDILEVMELRVKALEMLLDTSGIIAFIRKENGNMEFVSSGIENFGYKTEDFTSGKVNFKDLVHPDDLDRVVLELKENALEGAGGLAQRYRARTKKEHVRTVEEKTTFIRDENGHVAYIIGILTDITDN
- a CDS encoding carbohydrate kinase, producing MASCPGGAMLNSSVSLGRIGIPVSLISEFGKDDVGRLIKGFLQENEVSTTHLFLYDGKSPLSLAFLNERNDASYEFYEDFPEKRLDIEMPDFEPEDIVMFGSIMALKPEIRPGLNKILTSAKNKGAVLYYDPNFRTSLSSSLEDIRPLIFENIKFADIIRASDEDMKMIGGCESPDDAYDLVCERGCDILIYTANSHGVHLRTPSYSKHYAVPEIKTVSTVGAGDTFNAGIAYMLHEMRITDLYTISEPEWDEIIETAIGFAIHVCMSTDNYISSDFADRLKKI